In Bremerella cremea, one DNA window encodes the following:
- a CDS encoding MarR family winged helix-turn-helix transcriptional regulator → MAKKHLPSGAKGDELLRLDQQLCFPLYAATNLIQRLYRPLLEPLGLTYSQYLVMLVLWEREPLTVRELQGCLHLDVGTLSPMLKRMESAGMITRLRDPQDERRVLIATTAQGSQLKAKARNIPHALAKKTGVELNQIEDLRDLTRALVVQLSEAAER, encoded by the coding sequence ATGGCAAAGAAACACCTTCCGTCAGGTGCAAAGGGGGATGAACTGTTGCGGCTCGACCAGCAACTATGCTTCCCCCTCTATGCGGCGACCAATCTAATCCAGCGTCTGTATCGCCCGCTGCTAGAACCGCTTGGCCTTACTTATTCGCAATACCTAGTGATGCTGGTACTGTGGGAACGCGAGCCGTTGACGGTGCGCGAACTGCAAGGGTGCCTTCATCTCGATGTCGGCACGCTCAGTCCGATGCTCAAACGCATGGAAAGCGCCGGCATGATCACACGGCTGCGCGATCCGCAGGATGAGCGCCGCGTGCTGATCGCGACAACGGCACAGGGTAGTCAACTAAAAGCCAAGGCGCGGAACATTCCGCATGCGCTTGCGAAAAAGACAGGGGTTGAATTGAACCAGATCGAAGACCTGCGCGATCTAACTCGTGCGTTGGTTGTCCAGTTGAGCGAAGCAGCTGAGAGGTAA
- a CDS encoding organic hydroperoxide resistance protein produces MSTLYSTTVTATGGRSGRVTSDDGLLELDLAMPERLGGKGGATNPEQLFAAGYAACFGNAVIHVARSTHKITDDDVTVTGTVSLAPNGSGGFALEVALDVAITGVDQETAEKIVEKAHQTCPYSNAVRGNIDVVLSVRNSA; encoded by the coding sequence ATGAGCACACTCTATTCAACCACCGTCACTGCCACAGGCGGACGTAGCGGACGCGTTACCAGCGATGACGGCTTGCTCGAACTCGATCTTGCTATGCCCGAACGCCTGGGGGGCAAAGGGGGGGCAACCAATCCCGAACAACTGTTCGCGGCGGGCTATGCCGCCTGTTTCGGCAACGCTGTCATCCATGTGGCTCGTAGCACGCACAAGATCACCGATGACGATGTGACCGTGACCGGGACTGTCTCCTTGGCGCCGAACGGCAGCGGCGGGTTTGCGCTAGAGGTTGCACTCGATGTCGCCATCACGGGCGTCGACCAGGAAACGGCTGAAAAGATCGTCGAGAAAGCGCACCAGACTTGCCCGTACTCGAACGCGGTGCGCGGCAATATCGATGTCGTGCTTTCGGTTCGCAACTCGGCATAG